The Aestuariibaculum lutulentum genome segment AAAAAATAACGTCAACTTTTAGAAAAAAATTAGATAAACTTCCGGCGAAAAGTTATGCTAAAATAGAATTAATTCAGGAAGAGCTTTTTGCTTTGAATAATCAGTTTAAAGTAACGTTTTTTGAAGGGAACCAAATGTTTGAAAAGACCTATCTGTTCAGAAAAAATACGATTAACCTAAAGGCTTTACAACCGGTACCATTAATGAAAGTAAAAGGTGTAGTTGTAAAGTAGTTTGCAATAATAAAATAGAAAAGGCATCAAATATTTGATGCCTTTTTGTTTTAAATCTTTAGTCTAATCCAGTTTCTCGGTTAACTTCTTAAATACCTTTTTAGGGTCTTTGTTTTCGTAAAGCACTTCGTAAACCGCATTTATAATGGGTAACTTTGTTTTGCTTTTGTTTTTTTCGTTTAGTAAGTGTGCACTTTTAGTAGCATAATAACCTTCAGCAACCATACTCATTTCCATTTGAGCCGATTTTACGGTGTAACCTTTACCAATCATATTACCAAACATGCGGTTTCTTGAGAAAATGGAATATCCGGTTACAAGCAAATCACCTAGGTAAGCCGAGTTGTTAATGTTACGTTTCATTTTGTGCATCTTTTTAATAAAACGTTTCATCTCTCTAATCGAGTTACTCATTAAAACAGACTGAAAGTTGTCTCCATATCCCAAGCCATGCGCAATACCTGCAGCAATGGCGTAAATGTTTTTCAACATTACAGCATACTCAACGCCAACAACATCATCATTAACCTTGGTTTTTATGTAATCGCTGGATAGGTTTTTAGCAATGGACTTTGCTTTACCGGTATCTGCACAAGAAATAGTTAAATAAGATAAACGTTCTAAAGCCACCTCTTCGGCGTGACAAGGACCGGCAATAACAGCGATGTTTTCAAAAGGAATATTGTAAACATCATGAAAATGTTCACCAACCAGTAATCCGCTTTCAGGCATAATTCCTTTAACAGCAGAAACAATAATTTTCTTTGAAATATCGATGTTTAATTTTTCAAGCTCGCTGTGCATAAATGCAGATGGAATAGCGAAGATTAATACATCGGCAAAAGCAGCAATTTCATTAATGTCGTTACTTATTTTTAACTGCTCTAAATGAAATTCAACCGAACTTAAATAATTAGGATTATGTTGCTCTTTTAGTAAGTGTTCTTTGGTGTACACGCTACGCATATACCAACCAATTTCATCTAAATTTTCGCAAAGCATTTTAACAATAGCCGTTGCCCAGCTTCCAGCGCCAAACACCGCATATTTTAAAGGTTTTTCCATGAAAAGTTTAAATGTTTAATACTGAGCAAAAGTACACAAAATATTCATTGTAGGGATGTGAAGAAATTATTAAACAATTTTTTTGGCACGCGTTTTGAAACTCTAAAGTCAGTAACTCAAAAAACGAATGACTATGAAGACTGTAAAATTACTTTTAAGCTTTGCGCTAATATCAACACTTTTCACATCCTGTTATCAGGAAACAGTAATAGTGGAAGAAGAACCAGGAATATCGTTAAATCAATTATTAAATTCTTACGAATTATGGTATGTCGATATCAATAGTACTGCTGGTTACGGTACGACACCGTTTTTACAGAAAGCATTTACCATATCGTTTAGAAATGGCGTAGTGTATGCAAATAATAATATTGTTGGTTTAGGTGAAAGCGGAAATGGCTTCGGAATTGATATAGGAGAATATGATACTTATGATATGATTTTAGATGTGAATCATGATATTGATGGTTTTGAAACTTTTGATGTCTATCAGATAGATAACAATACTATAGAATTGTATAATCCGAAAAATAAAACCTCTTATTTTTTAGATGGCTATCAACGAAGCAATTTCGATTACGATTTTGTGTTCTACGATAACATTCATTATTTTTTACAGGAATACGATGCTTGGGAAAAGACGTATACCAGTGATTTCGGAGCTTTAAACGAATTTGATAATGAAAACTTTTTACAGTTTTTAGCAGGAGGAAATGATTCAGAATTTAGAAGTTCGCAAGATAACTCAGGTACTAGTGTCAATAATTTAATTTGGGATTACACCGGTATCTATGGTGTAGGTGATGTTGCCGGAGATATGTACCTTAAAACTTTAACATTAGATTATGATTATTTCGACAATGAATATTTTGAATTGAGCGTTATAAATGACAGTAAGATAGAATTGTATCATCCGTCGTCGCAATCGGTTTACCAATTCACTGGGCGTGGATACATTCAATATTTAAAAACAGCAGATACAAAAGGCAAAACAGCAACTTCTGAAATCACAGAGAAAATGCGTAAGCCTAGAAAAGATAAAGTAGAAAACCCGAGAACAAGTACAAGGGGATAACAATTTTTGGTTGGTTATTTAGTAGTTAAGAGACCGCTTTAAAGAGACTTCTTTAAGCGGTTTCTTCGTTTTGGAGTTTTGAAAACGTTACCTGTAAAAAAGCATATCATCAATATGTTCCCAAACGTGTGCCGGTAACATAGGCTTTACATTTTTACCTTCTTTTATAGACTTTCTAATAAAGGTTGAAGACAATTCCATTACCGGGGCATCGATATGATGAATTTTAGGGTGGTTATCGAAAATCGTCGTTTGCTGTTCGCCCGAAATTCTTGGGTACACATAAATATGATGGTTCTCTAAAATAACCTGATAGTTTTTCCACTTATGGAAGCTTTTTAAATTGTCTTCACCCATAAGTAAAGCAAATTCATGCTTCGGATATTTTTCCTGTAAGTGTACCAGTGTGTTTACTGTATAATTGGGTTGAGGCAGATTGAACTCAATATCGCAAGGTTTAAGTTTGTCGTAATCTTTAGTGGCACGATGCACGAGTTCTAATCTATCGAAGTTATCGAGTAAACTACTTTTGTTTTTAAAAGGATTGTGGGGTGTTACTACAAACCAGACTTCATCTAAATCGCTATGTTCTGCAATGTGGTTAGCAATAATTAAATGGCCCACATGAATAGGGTTAAATGAGCCAAAATACAATCCGATTTTCATAGTGTAAGTACTGTGTTTTTTATGGTTTTAAAAACGCCATAACTACAAGGTAATTATGGCGTGATATTGTTTTACGAGTTAATGAAGTCTCTAACCAGTTTTTCGGCTTCTTCTAGAGCGTGCTCCAAGGTGTCGTTGACCACAATTTTATCGAAAAGTGGTGCGGTTGCCAATTCAGCAGAAGCTTTCGAAACCCGCATGCTTATCTTTTCTTCACTTTCGGTTTTACGGTTTTTTAAACGAATCTTTAATTCATCGATGCTTGGCGGTTTTACGAAAAGTGCCAAAGTTTGCTCAGGGAATTTTCGTTTTATGCGTAATCCTCCTGATACATCGATATCGAAAATAACGTGTTTACCCATAGCCCAGATACGCTCGACTTCACTTTTTAAAGTTCCGTAAAAATTATCGCGGTATACTTCTTCCCACTCTAAAAAATCTTCGTTTTTAATGTGTTTTTTAAAGTCTTCAAGCGATAAAAAGTAGTAGTCTTTGCCATCTACTTCGTTGCCGCGTCTTTCACGGGATGTTGCCGATATTGAAAATTCTAAATTTAAATCTTCAATACCTAATAAGTGTTTTACTATGGTTGTTTTTCCTGAGCCTGATGGGGCTGAGAATACAATAAGTTTACCTTGATTCAATGTTATTGTGTTTAGGTATTATTATAATACGTTTAATAATTGTTCTTTAATTTTTTCCAGTTCGTCTTTCATCTGTACGACTAACTGCTGCATTGGTGCATAGTTACTTTTTGAACCAATAGTATTGATTTCACGGCCCATTTCCTGAGAGATGAAGCCTAATTTTTTTCCGTTAGAATCTTCAGAATTGATAGATTCTATAAAGTAGTTTAAGTGATTTTTTAAACGCACTTTTTCTTCGGTAATATCGAATTTTTCAATGTAATACACCAATTCCTGTTCGAAACGGTTTTCGTCGTATTTCTCTTTTAACTCTTCAACACCTTTAAGTAAGCGCTCGCGAACCCCTTGAACACGCTCCGGATCCATCGCTATTACCTGTTCAAGAATGTTATCGATGGTTGAAACTCTGGCGTTAAAATCCTGTTCTAAAACTTTTCCTTCGTCTAGTCTGTGATTGTTTAAATCGTCTACCGCTTTATGAATTTCAGCTTCTATTAGTTGCCATTCGTTTTCGTCAATTTCTTCACGCACGGTATTTAAAGCATCAGGAAAACGCACCGCCATTTTAAGTAATTCAATGTCGTTACCATCAACCACTTGTCGTAGTTGTTCCATATATTGTTTAACAACAGGCGTATTGATTTGCGTTGAAGTGTCTTCGGCAGTAGCTTCTACATATATAGAGAAATCTACTTTACCGCGTTCTAACTTATCAGCCAGAAGTTTTCTAATAGACAATTCTTTTTCTCTATATATAGATGGCATTCTTGCGTTTAAATCTAAATTTTTGCTGTTAAGAGATTTTAACTCAATAGTTACCTTTTTTGTAGGCAATTGCAAAACCGATTTACCATAGCCTGTCATTGAATATATCATAAACAAAGTGTTTTAAAGGGTACAAAGGTATGTAATTTAACTTTTAGATGTTTAAATTGTGTTTGCAGTAAAAT includes the following:
- a CDS encoding NAD(P)H-dependent glycerol-3-phosphate dehydrogenase, whose protein sequence is MEKPLKYAVFGAGSWATAIVKMLCENLDEIGWYMRSVYTKEHLLKEQHNPNYLSSVEFHLEQLKISNDINEIAAFADVLIFAIPSAFMHSELEKLNIDISKKIIVSAVKGIMPESGLLVGEHFHDVYNIPFENIAVIAGPCHAEEVALERLSYLTISCADTGKAKSIAKNLSSDYIKTKVNDDVVGVEYAVMLKNIYAIAAGIAHGLGYGDNFQSVLMSNSIREMKRFIKKMHKMKRNINNSAYLGDLLVTGYSIFSRNRMFGNMIGKGYTVKSAQMEMSMVAEGYYATKSAHLLNEKNKSKTKLPIINAVYEVLYENKDPKKVFKKLTEKLD
- a CDS encoding YicC/YloC family endoribonuclease, whose translation is MIYSMTGYGKSVLQLPTKKVTIELKSLNSKNLDLNARMPSIYREKELSIRKLLADKLERGKVDFSIYVEATAEDTSTQINTPVVKQYMEQLRQVVDGNDIELLKMAVRFPDALNTVREEIDENEWQLIEAEIHKAVDDLNNHRLDEGKVLEQDFNARVSTIDNILEQVIAMDPERVQGVRERLLKGVEELKEKYDENRFEQELVYYIEKFDITEEKVRLKNHLNYFIESINSEDSNGKKLGFISQEMGREINTIGSKSNYAPMQQLVVQMKDELEKIKEQLLNVL
- the nadD gene encoding nicotinate (nicotinamide) nucleotide adenylyltransferase, which encodes MKIGLYFGSFNPIHVGHLIIANHIAEHSDLDEVWFVVTPHNPFKNKSSLLDNFDRLELVHRATKDYDKLKPCDIEFNLPQPNYTVNTLVHLQEKYPKHEFALLMGEDNLKSFHKWKNYQVILENHHIYVYPRISGEQQTTIFDNHPKIHHIDAPVMELSSTFIRKSIKEGKNVKPMLPAHVWEHIDDMLFYR
- the gmk gene encoding guanylate kinase, with protein sequence MNQGKLIVFSAPSGSGKTTIVKHLLGIEDLNLEFSISATSRERRGNEVDGKDYYFLSLEDFKKHIKNEDFLEWEEVYRDNFYGTLKSEVERIWAMGKHVIFDIDVSGGLRIKRKFPEQTLALFVKPPSIDELKIRLKNRKTESEEKISMRVSKASAELATAPLFDKIVVNDTLEHALEEAEKLVRDFINS
- a CDS encoding nicotinic acid mononucleotide adenyltransferase, producing MKTVKLLLSFALISTLFTSCYQETVIVEEEPGISLNQLLNSYELWYVDINSTAGYGTTPFLQKAFTISFRNGVVYANNNIVGLGESGNGFGIDIGEYDTYDMILDVNHDIDGFETFDVYQIDNNTIELYNPKNKTSYFLDGYQRSNFDYDFVFYDNIHYFLQEYDAWEKTYTSDFGALNEFDNENFLQFLAGGNDSEFRSSQDNSGTSVNNLIWDYTGIYGVGDVAGDMYLKTLTLDYDYFDNEYFELSVINDSKIELYHPSSQSVYQFTGRGYIQYLKTADTKGKTATSEITEKMRKPRKDKVENPRTSTRG